One window of Candidatus Nitrospira kreftii genomic DNA carries:
- a CDS encoding hypothetical protein (conserved protein of unknown function), translating to MVGDLFNPFSGETSILPTCATAERIMTVTVRLNHTIIAAQDKEKSSLFLTGILGFPAPSLIGPFAVVQVSDDTSLDFMDTDGEIASQHYAFLVDEYEFDEIFGRIRDRHLPYWADPYRHKRDEINTWDGGRGVYFDDPSGYLLEIITRPYGSGGTTTSQPHPLFAQPLGHEDHEDHLFDRQAKRGRQASRLQAEV from the coding sequence ATGGTCGGCGATCTGTTCAATCCCTTTTCTGGCGAGACGTCGATCTTACCCACGTGTGCCACAGCAGAAAGGATCATGACCGTGACAGTCCGGCTGAATCACACCATCATTGCCGCGCAGGACAAGGAGAAGTCGTCTCTGTTCTTGACGGGGATCCTGGGCTTTCCAGCACCTTCGTTGATTGGCCCGTTTGCAGTGGTGCAGGTCAGTGACGACACCTCGCTGGACTTCATGGACACCGATGGTGAGATCGCGTCCCAACACTATGCCTTCCTTGTAGACGAGTACGAGTTCGACGAAATATTCGGGCGAATTCGTGACCGGCATCTCCCGTATTGGGCCGATCCGTACCGCCACAAACGTGACGAGATCAACACCTGGGATGGAGGACGCGGGGTCTACTTTGACGACCCGAGCGGCTACTTGCTGGAGATCATCACCCGTCCCTACGGCAGCGGCGGTACGACGACATCACAACCTCACCCGTTGTTCGCGCAGCCACTGGGTCACGAAGATCATGAGGATCACCTGTTTGATCGGCAAGCGAAGCGAGGCAGACAGGCTTCAAGGTTGCAAGCAGAAGTTTGA
- a CDS encoding hypothetical protein (conserved protein of unknown function), with protein sequence MSKSQVKPIPDGMHTVTPHLICAGAADAIEFYKKAFNAEELGKVPGSEGKLLHALIRIGDSNLMLVDEFPSHNSFGPKSLKGSPVTLHLYVQDVEAVFKQAVAAGAKITMPVADMFWGDRYGLLEDPFGHHWSVATHVRDVNPKELHEAAQKACK encoded by the coding sequence ATGAGTAAATCCCAAGTCAAGCCGATACCAGACGGGATGCATACGGTCACCCCGCACTTAATATGTGCCGGGGCCGCTGACGCCATCGAATTCTACAAGAAAGCCTTCAACGCCGAGGAATTGGGAAAGGTGCCTGGATCGGAAGGAAAGCTGCTCCATGCCCTGATCCGAATCGGTGATTCCAATCTTATGCTTGTCGATGAATTTCCCAGTCACAACTCATTCGGGCCGAAATCGCTCAAAGGATCACCGGTCACCCTCCATCTCTATGTCCAGGATGTGGAGGCGGTCTTCAAGCAGGCCGTCGCAGCCGGTGCAAAAATCACCATGCCGGTCGCGGACATGTTCTGGGGAGATCGTTACGGCCTATTGGAAGACCCCTTCGGGCACCACTGGTCGGTCGCCACGCATGTTCGTGACGTGAATCCCAAGGAACTACATGAAGCGGCACAAAAGGCCTGCAAATAG
- a CDS encoding Activator of Hsp90 ATPase 1 family protein — protein MSTKNTVRLHRVVAAKPAKVYRAFLDADAMNKWLPPNGFTGKVHQLDAKVGGQYKMSFTNFTTGNSHSFGGEYLELLPDERLRYTDNFDDPNLPGEIHVTVTLKEVSVGTDLRIEQEGLPDVIPLDACYRGWQESLRNLARLVEPEIKD, from the coding sequence ATGTCTACGAAAAACACCGTCCGCTTGCATCGAGTTGTAGCCGCCAAACCGGCCAAGGTATATCGCGCGTTTCTCGATGCCGACGCGATGAATAAGTGGCTGCCGCCGAACGGATTTACAGGCAAAGTGCACCAGTTAGATGCGAAGGTCGGAGGCCAGTACAAGATGTCGTTCACGAACTTCACGACCGGCAACAGCCATTCGTTCGGCGGCGAGTATCTCGAACTCCTACCCGATGAACGTCTTCGCTACACGGACAATTTCGATGATCCGAATCTGCCCGGTGAAATTCACGTGACGGTCACGCTGAAAGAAGTATCGGTTGGTACGGATCTTAGAATAGAGCAGGAGGGTCTTCCTGATGTGATCCCGCTGGATGCCTGTTATCGAGGGTGGCAGGAATCACTGCGGAACTTGGCACGACTCGTCGAGCCGGAAATTAAGGATTGA
- a CDS encoding hypothetical protein (conserved protein of unknown function) has translation MDDSMRLLLAIDESENALRAVQYVGALLSRTPDVMVTLFHVLKPMPRVLLEHGGSENPDIEETLSARLKEEQKTWVQQQREAGCPILEKACEALVRVGFEKSRVTLKFGHEGDIAKTILEEARMGSYTTIVLGRTGTSGVKRIFGGGITDHLLRDARGLALWIIE, from the coding sequence ATGGATGACAGTATGCGCCTTCTTTTGGCTATAGACGAATCTGAAAACGCGCTGCGTGCCGTTCAGTATGTCGGGGCCCTTCTGTCTCGTACTCCAGATGTCATGGTCACGCTCTTTCACGTACTCAAGCCGATGCCACGCGTCTTGTTGGAACATGGCGGATCTGAAAATCCCGACATCGAGGAAACGCTTAGCGCCCGATTGAAAGAGGAGCAGAAGACTTGGGTTCAGCAACAGAGGGAAGCCGGATGCCCTATTCTTGAAAAAGCCTGTGAAGCGTTGGTGCGTGTCGGCTTTGAGAAGAGCCGAGTCACTCTGAAATTTGGGCATGAGGGTGACATTGCGAAAACCATTCTTGAAGAAGCAAGAATGGGATCTTACACGACCATCGTCCTAGGACGCACCGGCACGTCTGGAGTCAAGCGCATCTTCGGCGGCGGCATCACCGACCATCTATTACGTGATGCACGGGGATTGGCACTCTGGATCATCGAATAA
- a CDS encoding Glyoxalase gives MKPRISVITIGVADLEKSLAFYRDGLGLPTEGIVGRQFEHGAVAFFKLSGGLRLGLWAQDDIAHDTGLPKTAISPTSFTIGHNVARHEEVDAVISQARRAGADIVKPGTDTFYGGYAGYFRDPNGHLWEVVWNPSALPTDDS, from the coding sequence ATGAAGCCACGTATATCTGTCATCACGATCGGCGTTGCCGATCTCGAGAAGTCCCTTGCCTTCTATCGAGATGGGCTCGGTCTGCCCACAGAAGGAATCGTCGGTCGCCAATTCGAGCATGGTGCCGTCGCGTTCTTCAAGCTCTCTGGAGGACTGAGGCTTGGGCTTTGGGCACAAGATGACATCGCCCACGACACCGGCTTGCCAAAAACCGCGATCAGTCCGACATCATTCACGATCGGGCACAACGTGGCCCGCCATGAAGAAGTCGATGCGGTGATTTCGCAGGCTCGTCGAGCTGGCGCCGATATCGTCAAGCCGGGGACAGATACTTTCTACGGGGGGTACGCCGGCTATTTTCGTGATCCGAACGGCCATCTCTGGGAAGTGGTGTGGAATCCGTCGGCCCTGCCGACGGATGACTCCTGA
- a CDS encoding hypothetical protein (conserved protein of unknown function) has protein sequence MRYVDGFVLPVPKRNVKAYVQMAQKAGKIWREHGALEYRECIGDELKVKMGLPFPRLAKLKPGETVVFSWIVYKSRAHRDHVNAKVMKDPRIKGLCDEKSMPFDVKRMAYGGFKVVVDPK, from the coding sequence ATGCGTTACGTCGATGGATTTGTACTGCCTGTGCCGAAAAGGAATGTGAAGGCCTATGTGCAGATGGCTCAAAAGGCCGGTAAGATTTGGCGTGAACACGGCGCGTTGGAATACCGTGAGTGTATCGGTGATGAGCTTAAGGTCAAAATGGGCCTGCCGTTTCCACGATTGGCCAAACTCAAACCCGGTGAAACCGTCGTGTTTTCATGGATTGTCTATAAGTCACGAGCCCATCGTGACCACGTCAACGCCAAGGTGATGAAGGATCCACGCATCAAAGGACTGTGCGACGAGAAATCGATGCCGTTCGACGTCAAGCGGATGGCCTATGGTGGGTTCAAAGTCGTGGTTGACCCGAAATAG
- a CDS encoding Glyoxalase, with product MTRLFDHIDLRVRSLIEARPFYEVLLPALGFTRYAPIPGWFTYKVDETDAATEFFGVTESSSHVANECRVAFWVESRAEVDRLATIIRQAGAANIEGPLFEEAGYYAVFFEDPSGNRLEICHRNG from the coding sequence ATGACACGTCTATTTGATCATATCGATCTCCGCGTACGGAGCCTCATCGAAGCACGACCGTTTTATGAAGTGCTGTTGCCCGCACTCGGTTTTACGCGCTATGCCCCTATCCCAGGCTGGTTTACGTATAAGGTGGATGAGACCGATGCCGCCACGGAGTTTTTCGGGGTGACCGAATCGTCCTCCCATGTGGCCAATGAATGTCGAGTCGCATTTTGGGTAGAGAGTAGAGCGGAAGTGGACCGGCTGGCGACTATCATCAGACAAGCCGGCGCCGCAAATATCGAAGGGCCGCTCTTCGAGGAGGCTGGATATTACGCGGTCTTCTTCGAGGACCCCAGCGGTAATCGACTAGAAATATGTCACCGCAATGGCTGA
- a CDS encoding hypothetical protein (conserved membrane protein of unknown function), producing MPLSMIMLLVEAIVFAAAALVHAGLLIEGYEHREARLVESVLATVLFLGFLSAWRHSRWAKTAGILAQGFALFGILIGVLTIIAGLGPQSTFDVAYHLAISAVLIWGLIVSIRTPAFPKPR from the coding sequence ATGCCACTGAGCATGATCATGCTCTTGGTCGAGGCCATCGTGTTTGCTGCTGCGGCGCTCGTTCATGCTGGTTTGCTGATCGAAGGTTATGAGCACCGCGAAGCCCGCCTTGTGGAAAGTGTGCTCGCAACCGTCTTGTTTCTAGGGTTCCTGTCGGCCTGGAGGCACTCGCGTTGGGCGAAAACGGCGGGTATCCTCGCTCAAGGTTTTGCCTTGTTTGGGATCTTGATCGGTGTCCTCACGATCATAGCGGGACTTGGGCCGCAATCGACATTCGATGTCGCGTATCACCTCGCGATCAGTGCGGTGTTGATCTGGGGTTTGATCGTCTCTATCAGAACGCCGGCTTTTCCCAAGCCGCGCTAG
- a CDS encoding Nucleoside-diphosphate sugar epimerase translates to MMVDKRIIAVVGATGAQGGGLVRAILNDPKGEFGVRALTRKVDSAKAQELATLGAEVVSADLDDVESLQRAFAGAYGVFCVTNFWEHFSPEKETAQAKAMAQVAKHAAVQHVIWSTLEDTRRWVALSDTRMPTLQGKYKVPHFDGKGEADQAFKELGVPTTFLLASFYWDNMISFGMGPKKDQDGTFAITLPMGDKKLPAIAVEDIGKCAFGIFQQGKDFIGKTVGVAGEHLTGSEIAAKLTKALGQDVRYNAVSPEAYRALNFPGADDLGNMFQFKRDFESYFCGARKPEVARSLNPSLQTFDMWLAHNKSRIPLE, encoded by the coding sequence ATGATGGTGGATAAGAGAATCATCGCGGTTGTCGGCGCAACAGGCGCGCAGGGTGGTGGATTGGTCCGAGCAATCCTGAACGATCCAAAGGGTGAGTTTGGTGTGCGGGCGTTGACGCGAAAGGTCGACTCAGCCAAGGCGCAAGAACTGGCCACCTTGGGTGCCGAGGTCGTTTCCGCCGATTTGGATGACGTCGAGAGCTTGCAACGAGCGTTTGCAGGAGCCTACGGCGTCTTCTGCGTCACCAATTTTTGGGAGCATTTCTCACCGGAGAAAGAGACGGCTCAGGCCAAGGCCATGGCCCAGGTAGCGAAGCATGCGGCGGTGCAACATGTGATCTGGTCTACACTTGAAGATACGCGACGGTGGGTCGCACTCAGTGATACTCGGATGCCTACGCTCCAGGGCAAGTACAAGGTACCGCATTTCGATGGGAAGGGCGAGGCCGATCAGGCGTTCAAGGAACTCGGCGTCCCGACGACCTTCCTGCTCGCCTCATTCTACTGGGACAATATGATCTCCTTCGGGATGGGTCCGAAGAAGGACCAGGATGGAACGTTCGCGATAACCCTGCCGATGGGCGATAAGAAGTTGCCGGCCATCGCTGTGGAAGATATCGGCAAGTGCGCGTTCGGTATTTTCCAACAAGGCAAGGACTTCATTGGGAAGACGGTTGGAGTGGCCGGCGAGCACTTAACCGGTTCCGAGATAGCAGCCAAGCTGACCAAAGCACTGGGCCAAGACGTGCGCTATAACGCGGTCTCACCCGAGGCGTACCGTGCATTGAACTTTCCAGGAGCCGATGATCTCGGCAACATGTTTCAGTTCAAGCGCGATTTCGAGTCATACTTTTGCGGGGCGCGCAAGCCCGAGGTTGCGCGCAGTCTCAATCCGTCTCTGCAAACGTTTGACATGTGGCTTGCCCACAATAAAAGCCGCATACCGCTCGAGTAG
- a CDS encoding hypothetical protein (conserved protein of unknown function), translating into MTKNTIAKNTICLWYDKDAEAAARFYAATFPDSALGAIYRAPSDNPSTKAGDVIMVDFTVAGVPCLGLNGGPAFKHSEAFSFQILTEDQAETDRYWSAIVGNGGQESECGWCKDKWGVSWQITPRVLMEAMAAGGDEAKRAFDAMMTMQKIDVAAIEAARRGSGVKATGAKA; encoded by the coding sequence ATGACAAAGAATACGATTGCCAAGAACACGATCTGCTTGTGGTATGACAAGGATGCGGAAGCTGCTGCGCGTTTCTACGCGGCGACCTTCCCCGACAGCGCCCTGGGCGCGATCTACCGCGCTCCGAGCGATAACCCATCCACCAAGGCTGGCGACGTAATCATGGTGGATTTCACCGTTGCCGGGGTCCCCTGCCTCGGCCTCAATGGCGGTCCTGCTTTCAAGCATAGTGAAGCCTTCTCGTTCCAGATCTTGACCGAGGACCAGGCGGAGACCGACCGCTACTGGAGCGCCATTGTCGGCAATGGCGGTCAGGAGAGTGAGTGTGGCTGGTGCAAGGACAAGTGGGGCGTCTCGTGGCAGATCACGCCGCGCGTGCTGATGGAGGCGATGGCGGCCGGCGGCGATGAGGCGAAGCGCGCGTTCGATGCGATGATGACCATGCAGAAGATCGACGTCGCCGCCATCGAGGCAGCGCGGCGCGGAAGTGGCGTGAAGGCGACGGGTGCGAAAGCATGA
- a CDS encoding hypothetical protein (conserved protein of unknown function): MIENLEKVKLLARDLRNGKEFPRSPRETLAGYVLAGRAVDKCRADLVGWQGEYHSNCPLDQQWLKFTGIAYDAFRSFVATGATDEDVAKWIEEQAKKRWRAEIVVWNNQQRDRRLSDLTPELQEFMEDYIAVAIPRHKVVYHYFDIYDIEEGRL, encoded by the coding sequence ATGATTGAAAATCTTGAGAAAGTCAAATTGTTGGCCCGTGATCTGAGGAACGGCAAAGAGTTTCCGCGAAGCCCACGAGAAACGCTGGCCGGTTATGTGTTGGCCGGCCGCGCCGTGGACAAATGCCGTGCCGATCTCGTCGGCTGGCAAGGAGAATACCACTCCAATTGCCCGCTCGATCAGCAGTGGTTGAAGTTCACCGGGATCGCTTATGACGCCTTCAGGTCGTTTGTCGCTACCGGCGCGACCGATGAGGACGTCGCCAAATGGATCGAGGAGCAGGCCAAAAAGCGTTGGCGTGCCGAGATCGTCGTCTGGAACAATCAACAGCGCGACCGACGATTGAGCGACCTGACGCCTGAGCTGCAAGAATTCATGGAAGATTACATCGCGGTTGCCATCCCGCGCCACAAGGTCGTGTATCACTATTTCGACATTTACGATATTGAGGAAGGACGGCTCTGA
- a CDS encoding Dehydrogenase (modular protein), with protein sequence MNGQRWKGGRYAIHDSCKSDQRVRGRGNASEQSFTEMGKFNEELVNAGILLEGDGLHPSSKGARVRFSGNNRTLSEGPFAETKELVAGYWIWQCESKKEAIEWVKRCPNPMPGESEIEIRQIYEADDFGAEFTPELREQEQRVFAKAEQLKKGGKR encoded by the coding sequence ATGAATGGTCAAAGATGGAAAGGAGGCCGGTATGCGATTCATGATTCTTGTAAAAGCGACCAACGAGTCAGAGGCCGGGGTAATGCGAGTGAACAATCATTCACGGAGATGGGAAAATTCAACGAAGAACTCGTGAATGCCGGGATTCTCCTGGAGGGAGATGGGCTTCACCCCAGTTCAAAAGGAGCCCGTGTCAGGTTCTCAGGAAACAATCGTACCCTCAGTGAGGGACCGTTTGCCGAAACCAAGGAACTCGTCGCCGGTTACTGGATCTGGCAATGCGAGTCGAAGAAAGAGGCGATTGAATGGGTCAAACGTTGTCCCAATCCAATGCCGGGGGAATCTGAGATTGAAATTCGCCAGATCTACGAGGCGGACGACTTCGGGGCGGAGTTCACACCTGAACTAAGAGAACAAGAACAACGAGTCTTCGCGAAAGCCGAGCAACTCAAGAAGGGCGGGAAACGATAA
- a CDS encoding hypothetical protein (conserved protein of unknown function) — MRLAVLCARDGEEVAKEWARSALQLYRQCRRNPAHFASQADWKVRFERSMRELATFVEPGNEDLCEVIHDERVISIMGAVRAFRFCKVKRSTHIRL; from the coding sequence ATGCGATTAGCCGTGCTTTGCGCTCGGGATGGCGAAGAGGTCGCGAAAGAATGGGCACGGTCGGCTCTCCAACTCTATCGGCAATGTCGTCGGAACCCAGCCCATTTCGCCTCACAGGCGGACTGGAAAGTACGGTTCGAACGTAGTATGCGAGAGCTGGCGACGTTTGTAGAGCCTGGAAACGAAGATCTCTGTGAGGTCATTCATGACGAACGAGTGATCTCAATCATGGGGGCCGTCAGAGCGTTTCGCTTCTGTAAAGTTAAACGATCGACTCACATTCGATTGTGA
- a CDS encoding hypothetical protein (conserved membrane protein of unknown function), which produces MDTNVLGALSLSLGLGLLIGLQRERVGSEFGGIRTFPLVALLGTVSGFLAERWGAFVLLGSFLALASVVLVGNLNKRGRPADTSGQTTEVAALLTYACGALLTTDYRPAGIVVGGLTAVLLHLKQPMHAFAGRLSQRDLQGIMRFAIVSLIVLPLLPAQTFGPYDVLNPREIWWMVVLIVGIGLAGYVSYRLFSGSAGILFAGVLGGLVSSTATTVAYARRVRANADATTIAAVVIIIASTVAAARVIVEVAVVAPRILPDIGLPLAVFFAWMVVISVGLLHAARKDPNEMPEPSNPAELRSALVFAMVYALVIFATAAAKDYFGDRALYAVAFVSGFVDVDAITLSTAQLANQERLSPQSAWHIILIATLTNLMFKTGIATLLGSTRLFVRLALPVGAAIAGGVGLFVFWP; this is translated from the coding sequence ATGGACACTAACGTGCTCGGAGCGCTCAGCCTATCGCTAGGACTGGGATTGTTGATCGGCCTGCAGCGCGAGCGAGTCGGCTCGGAATTCGGTGGCATCCGTACCTTTCCGCTCGTGGCACTGCTCGGGACGGTCAGTGGCTTCCTCGCCGAGCGGTGGGGCGCGTTTGTGCTGCTGGGGAGCTTCCTCGCGCTCGCCTCCGTCGTGCTGGTCGGTAACCTGAACAAACGTGGACGGCCTGCCGACACGAGCGGTCAAACCACCGAAGTCGCCGCACTTCTGACCTACGCGTGCGGCGCGTTACTCACCACCGACTACCGGCCAGCAGGGATCGTCGTCGGCGGCCTTACCGCCGTACTCCTGCATCTGAAGCAGCCGATGCATGCGTTTGCCGGGCGCCTGAGCCAGCGCGACCTGCAGGGCATCATGCGCTTTGCGATCGTATCGTTGATCGTGTTGCCACTGCTGCCCGCTCAGACCTTCGGTCCATATGACGTCCTCAACCCTCGCGAGATCTGGTGGATGGTCGTGCTGATCGTCGGTATCGGCCTCGCCGGATATGTCAGCTATCGCCTTTTTAGTGGCAGCGCCGGCATTCTGTTCGCAGGAGTGCTCGGTGGCCTCGTCTCAAGCACCGCGACGACGGTCGCTTATGCCAGGCGGGTGCGCGCGAACGCCGACGCCACGACCATTGCCGCGGTGGTTATCATCATTGCGTCCACGGTCGCGGCCGCGCGCGTGATCGTCGAGGTGGCCGTGGTCGCGCCTCGTATCCTCCCGGACATTGGTCTTCCCCTCGCAGTCTTCTTTGCGTGGATGGTCGTTATCTCCGTGGGCCTCCTGCACGCCGCACGCAAGGACCCCAACGAGATGCCGGAACCATCGAACCCGGCTGAGTTGAGGAGCGCACTTGTCTTTGCGATGGTCTACGCGCTCGTCATTTTTGCGACCGCGGCAGCGAAAGACTACTTCGGCGATCGTGCCCTGTACGCGGTCGCGTTCGTCTCAGGATTCGTCGATGTGGACGCTATCACGTTATCGACGGCCCAACTCGCGAACCAGGAACGGTTGTCGCCACAATCCGCATGGCACATCATCCTCATCGCGACGCTCACCAATCTTATGTTCAAGACCGGCATCGCGACGCTGCTTGGCTCGACGCGCTTGTTCGTGCGGCTGGCGCTGCCTGTGGGAGCGGCCATCGCCGGCGGCGTTGGGCTCTTCGTGTTCTGGCCATGA
- a CDS encoding Organic solvent tolerance ABC transporter substrate-binding protein, producing the protein MAVVKATLSDVFAILDNSKLQESEKRRRVEKIVATRFDYREMSKRTLASHWRGLTDPEQTKFVESFKVFLSDRYAGKIGDYAGEKVEYLGERMEGDYAEIRTKLVSSKTNYPLDYRLIKKEGKWYAYDLVVDGVSLVKNYRSQFDRIIRADSYDELVRRMTNRTLAEEQKAK; encoded by the coding sequence ATGGCGGTTGTCAAGGCCACGCTTTCCGACGTGTTTGCCATTTTAGACAATTCCAAACTGCAAGAGTCAGAAAAACGGCGACGCGTTGAAAAGATCGTGGCGACCAGGTTCGACTATCGAGAAATGTCTAAACGAACGCTGGCCTCACACTGGAGAGGTCTGACCGATCCAGAACAGACCAAGTTTGTCGAGTCATTCAAGGTTTTTCTCTCAGACCGGTATGCGGGAAAAATTGGAGACTACGCAGGAGAGAAAGTCGAGTACCTTGGCGAGCGGATGGAAGGTGACTATGCGGAGATTCGAACCAAACTGGTCTCGAGCAAGACCAATTATCCACTTGATTATCGTCTGATCAAGAAGGAGGGGAAATGGTATGCTTACGATCTCGTGGTTGATGGGGTGAGTCTGGTAAAAAATTACCGAAGCCAATTCGACCGGATCATTCGAGCTGATTCTTACGACGAACTAGTCCGTCGAATGACAAATCGCACGCTGGCCGAAGAACAAAAGGCAAAGTAA
- a CDS encoding Glyoxalase-like domain protein, producing MFGNTNAAANIAVRNLETAKHFYEDTIGLKPVGGEGDELIVFRSGNSTINVYRSQYAGTNKATAVTWMLDDVDGAVRKLKAKGVTFEHYDMPGMTREGDVYSGGGMKVAWFKDPDGNVLNIASR from the coding sequence ATGTTTGGTAATACCAACGCGGCTGCGAACATCGCGGTCAGGAACTTAGAAACGGCCAAACACTTCTACGAAGACACGATCGGTCTCAAGCCGGTCGGTGGTGAAGGAGACGAACTGATCGTCTTCAGAAGCGGAAACTCTACCATCAATGTCTATCGGTCGCAGTATGCCGGAACCAACAAAGCGACTGCGGTGACGTGGATGCTTGATGACGTGGATGGCGCCGTGCGGAAGCTCAAGGCCAAAGGCGTGACTTTCGAGCATTATGACATGCCGGGCATGACGCGAGAGGGCGATGTGTACAGTGGTGGCGGCATGAAGGTCGCCTGGTTCAAAGATCCCGACGGCAACGTTCTCAATATTGCCAGCCGGTAG